A genomic stretch from Antarcticibacterium flavum includes:
- a CDS encoding 3-hydroxyacyl-CoA dehydrogenase family protein, whose translation MKKIAVIGAGTMGNGIAHTFAQFGYKVNLIDISKESLQKGLDTISKNLDRMVAKEKISEDDKKATLDNITTHIDIPSGVKNVQLVVEAATENVKLKLQIFKQLDSNCSEDTILATNTSSISITQIAAEVSNPERVIGMHFMNPVPVMKLVEIIRGYNTSDKVTKTIMELSEKLNKVPVEVNDYPGFVANRILMPMINEAIETLYNGVAGVYEIDTVMKLGMAHPMGPLQLADFIGLDVCHSILEVMYNGFKNPKYAPSPLLTNMVMAGKLGVKSGEGFYDYSESRKAEKISSQFGK comes from the coding sequence ATGAAGAAAATAGCAGTTATAGGAGCCGGAACAATGGGAAACGGGATTGCCCACACCTTTGCACAGTTTGGCTATAAAGTGAACCTAATAGATATTTCCAAGGAAAGCCTTCAAAAAGGGCTGGACACCATTTCCAAAAACCTGGACAGGATGGTGGCAAAGGAAAAGATAAGTGAAGATGATAAAAAGGCTACTCTTGACAATATTACCACTCATATAGATATCCCATCTGGTGTAAAGAATGTGCAGCTGGTAGTTGAGGCCGCCACAGAAAATGTGAAGCTAAAACTCCAGATCTTCAAGCAGCTGGATTCCAACTGTTCTGAGGACACCATCCTGGCGACCAATACCTCTTCTATTTCCATTACGCAAATCGCTGCTGAAGTTTCCAACCCGGAGCGAGTGATTGGAATGCATTTCATGAACCCTGTGCCGGTGATGAAACTGGTAGAGATCATAAGAGGTTACAATACTTCAGATAAAGTGACAAAAACCATCATGGAACTTTCTGAAAAATTGAACAAAGTACCGGTTGAAGTAAACGATTATCCGGGATTTGTTGCCAACAGGATCCTTATGCCTATGATCAATGAAGCTATCGAGACCCTTTACAACGGGGTTGCAGGAGTATATGAGATCGACACAGTGATGAAACTGGGGATGGCGCATCCTATGGGACCACTACAGCTGGCAGATTTCATTGGCCTTGATGTTTGTCACTCCATACTGGAAGTGATGTACAACGGCTTTAAAAACCCAAAATACGCTCCCTCTCCCCTGCTTACCAATATGGTAATGGCCGGGAAGCTAGGTGTGAAATCGGGTGAAGGTTTCTATGATTATTCTGAAAGCAGGAAAGCGGAGAAGATTTCCTCGCAGTTCGGGAAGTAG
- a CDS encoding DUF1015 domain-containing protein, with protein MTKILPFKAVRPTRDKAGLVASRPYEDYSNGELTAQLEYNPFSFLHIINPGYKFQHSIKGDKRFQLVKNRYLEFKEDNIFFKDEEPAYYIYKIITRANTYMGIIAAASVEDYENNCIRKHEDTIELRENLFKEYLKVVGFNTEPVLLTYPDSPVIGEILETATANRPEYEFSTYNKETHYLWRIDDKDTIATIQGEFEQMSCLYIADGHHRCASSYLLAKESKDNNPGHTGTEPYNSFMSFLIPESELKIYEFSRLITDLNGWSKEEFLVQLDEWFRIENRGQEVYYPSKKHHFNMYLEGEFYSLYLRKTNYEFTDSLSTLDTYILYDKILKPVLGIEDLRNDSRIAYIHGKNDLVEIKTQVDSGKYKVGFGMLPITIDEIKQVADEGLTMPPKSTYIEPKLRSGLTIYEF; from the coding sequence TTGACAAAGATCCTTCCATTCAAAGCAGTACGGCCCACCCGCGATAAAGCGGGGCTGGTGGCTTCAAGGCCTTATGAAGATTACTCTAACGGCGAGCTTACTGCCCAGCTGGAGTATAATCCGTTTTCATTTTTGCATATTATAAATCCGGGTTATAAATTTCAGCACAGCATAAAAGGAGACAAGAGGTTTCAGCTGGTGAAGAACCGTTACCTGGAGTTTAAGGAAGATAATATCTTCTTTAAAGATGAGGAGCCGGCTTACTACATTTATAAGATCATTACCCGCGCCAATACCTACATGGGCATAATAGCCGCTGCGAGCGTTGAGGATTATGAGAATAATTGCATAAGAAAACACGAGGATACGATCGAGTTAAGAGAGAATCTTTTTAAAGAATATCTCAAGGTGGTTGGTTTTAATACAGAGCCTGTTCTCCTCACCTATCCAGATTCCCCGGTGATTGGGGAGATCCTTGAAACCGCCACGGCAAACCGTCCTGAATATGAATTTTCAACATATAATAAAGAAACCCATTATTTGTGGAGGATCGATGACAAAGATACCATTGCCACAATACAGGGGGAATTTGAGCAAATGTCCTGTCTTTATATTGCCGATGGGCATCACCGCTGCGCCTCCTCCTATTTGCTCGCAAAGGAATCTAAAGATAATAATCCCGGGCATACAGGAACTGAACCTTATAATTCCTTCATGAGCTTTCTTATTCCCGAAAGCGAATTGAAGATCTACGAATTCAGCCGACTTATTACAGACCTTAACGGCTGGAGCAAGGAAGAATTTTTGGTGCAGCTTGATGAATGGTTCAGGATCGAGAACCGGGGGCAGGAAGTATATTATCCGTCAAAAAAGCACCATTTTAACATGTACCTTGAAGGAGAATTCTACTCGTTATATTTACGTAAGACCAACTATGAGTTTACAGATTCCCTGAGTACCCTGGATACTTATATACTTTATGATAAGATCCTGAAACCTGTCCTGGGAATTGAGGATCTGCGTAATGACAGCAGGATCGCTTACATCCATGGGAAAAATGATCTTGTAGAGATAAAGACCCAGGTGGACAGCGGGAAGTATAAAGTGGGATTTGGGATGTTGCCCATAACTATAGATGAAATAAAACAGGTGGCAGATGAGGGACTAACCATGCCCCCAAAAAGCACCTATATCGAACCAAAGTTGCGAAGCGGCCTCACGATATATGAATTTTAA
- a CDS encoding protein-L-isoaspartate(D-aspartate) O-methyltransferase: protein MLKDTFKHKGKRQQLAALVEAKGVRDKKVLEAIKTIPRHLFMDSSFEDHAYQDKAFPIAADQTISQPYTVAFQTELLEIKKGDKVLEIGTGSGYQTAVLCELGAKVYSIERQQELYKKTKAFLSKIGYRPKHLSFGDGYKGLPEYAPYDKIIVTAGAPFVPNPLLSQLKVGGRLVIPVGEDTQVMTLFIRKSEKEFEKREYGDFRFVPLLEDKN from the coding sequence GTGCTTAAGGATACGTTCAAACATAAAGGAAAAAGACAGCAACTTGCAGCCCTGGTGGAAGCAAAGGGCGTAAGGGATAAAAAGGTCCTGGAGGCCATAAAAACCATCCCGCGTCATCTTTTTATGGATAGCAGTTTTGAGGACCACGCGTACCAGGATAAGGCTTTTCCCATCGCGGCAGACCAAACTATCTCGCAGCCCTATACCGTAGCCTTTCAAACAGAACTGCTGGAGATCAAAAAGGGCGATAAAGTCCTTGAGATTGGAACAGGCAGCGGCTATCAAACTGCAGTATTATGTGAACTTGGGGCCAAAGTATACAGTATTGAGCGGCAGCAGGAACTCTATAAGAAAACAAAAGCCTTTCTTTCAAAAATTGGTTACAGGCCAAAACATCTTAGCTTTGGTGATGGTTACAAAGGCCTTCCCGAATATGCTCCTTACGACAAGATCATCGTCACCGCCGGTGCACCCTTTGTTCCTAACCCATTGCTTAGTCAGCTTAAAGTTGGCGGCAGGCTGGTAATTCCCGTTGGTGAAGACACGCAGGTAATGACCCTGTTCATAAGAAAATCTGAAAAGGAATTTGAAAAGCGCGAGTATGGGGATTTTAGGTTCGTGCCGTTGCTGGAGGATAAGA
- a CDS encoding Gfo/Idh/MocA family protein, whose amino-acid sequence MLKAGVIGAGHLGKIHLRLLQQSSKYDLIGFYDGNEEVASQIEKEFGYKRFHTSEELIKAVDMVDVVTPTVSHYEVAKKVLSAGKHLFIEKPVTSTFLEAEELISLAKTHKVKGQVGHVERFNPAFIAVKDKIEFPMFIETHRLAEFNPRGTDVPVVLDLMIHDIDVILSVVDSKVKSINASGVSVISDTPDIANARIEFENGCVANLTASRISLKNMRKSRFFQKDAYISVDFLEKKCEVVKMKDAPEEPDDFAMILQNAEGVKKQIYFDNPKVEEHNAILDELETFAYAIENNTSPVVTLEQGAEALRVANKVIESFGK is encoded by the coding sequence ATGCTCAAAGCCGGTGTAATTGGCGCAGGTCATCTTGGAAAAATTCATCTAAGGCTGCTCCAACAATCTTCGAAATACGACCTTATTGGATTTTATGATGGCAACGAAGAGGTTGCCTCTCAAATTGAAAAGGAATTTGGCTATAAACGCTTCCATACTTCAGAAGAATTGATCAAAGCAGTGGACATGGTAGATGTGGTAACCCCTACCGTTTCTCACTATGAAGTCGCAAAGAAGGTCCTTTCCGCAGGGAAACATTTATTTATAGAGAAACCGGTGACCTCCACTTTTTTGGAAGCCGAGGAACTCATAAGCCTGGCAAAAACCCATAAGGTTAAAGGCCAGGTTGGGCATGTGGAAAGGTTCAACCCGGCATTTATAGCTGTAAAGGATAAAATTGAGTTCCCCATGTTTATCGAAACCCACCGTTTGGCAGAGTTCAACCCCCGCGGGACAGATGTTCCTGTGGTGCTGGACCTTATGATCCACGACATCGATGTGATCCTGAGCGTGGTAGATTCCAAGGTAAAAAGCATCAATGCGAGCGGAGTTTCGGTCATAAGTGACACGCCAGATATTGCCAATGCCAGGATCGAGTTTGAGAACGGCTGTGTGGCCAATCTTACTGCCAGCAGGATCTCACTGAAAAATATGCGGAAATCAAGGTTCTTTCAGAAGGACGCGTATATTTCAGTTGATTTTCTTGAGAAAAAATGTGAAGTGGTGAAGATGAAGGATGCCCCTGAGGAGCCTGATGATTTCGCGATGATCCTTCAGAATGCTGAAGGGGTAAAGAAACAGATCTATTTTGACAATCCAAAGGTGGAAGAACACAATGCCATCCTCGATGAGCTGGAAACTTTTGCCTATGCTATCGAGAATAACACTTCGCCGGTGGTAACCCTGGAGCAGGGAGCTGAGGCACTTAGGGTTGCCAACAAGGTCATAGAGAGTTTTGGCAAATAA